In Verrucomicrobiia bacterium, the following are encoded in one genomic region:
- a CDS encoding 5-formyltetrahydrofolate cyclo-ligase, which produces MIPSIAEQKISLRQQYKVLIRSILPEQIAAASEDLRKHLVGSPYWQQARSILMFYPLADEPDIAPLLDYALKEGKTLALPRYNSSTGIYEAALIKNLTEDLMPGRFGIREPSLNCSAFPLNQLDLTLVPGIAFDSSGRRLGRGKGFYDRLLPGTTGVTLGLAFDWQESDALPVEPHDVGLSAILTPTRWLKVA; this is translated from the coding sequence ATGATCCCCTCCATCGCCGAGCAAAAAATCTCACTGCGCCAGCAATACAAAGTGCTGATCCGCTCCATCCTGCCAGAACAGATTGCCGCCGCCTCGGAAGACCTCCGGAAACACCTTGTCGGCTCTCCTTACTGGCAGCAGGCGCGCAGTATCCTCATGTTTTATCCCTTGGCCGATGAGCCAGACATCGCGCCGTTGCTGGATTACGCTTTGAAGGAAGGCAAGACGCTTGCCTTGCCCCGATATAATTCCAGCACTGGTATTTACGAAGCCGCTCTCATCAAAAATCTCACTGAAGATCTGATGCCTGGTCGCTTCGGTATCCGTGAGCCTTCCTTAAATTGTTCCGCTTTTCCATTAAACCAACTGGACTTGACCTTAGTACCTGGCATAGCTTTTGACTCAAGCGGACGGCGGCTGGGGAGAGGCAAGGGCTTCTATGACCGGTTGCTGCCAGGGACGACAGGGGTGACGTTAGGACTGGCCTTCGACTGGCAGGAGAGCGACGCGCTCCCCGTAGAGCCGCACGATGTCGGATTAAGTGCTATCCTGACACCGACACGCTGGCTAAAAGTCGCTTAG
- a CDS encoding replication-associated recombination protein A, translated as MRPRTLDEYIGQRHILAPGMLLRRAIKADRIQSLIFYGPPGTGKTSLAQLIALHTKNRFERLSGVESNVADMRRVLSGATNRLHNTGQSTILFIDEIHRFNKSQQDVLLPDVESGVIRLIGATTHNPFFFVNSPLVSRSQIFELRSLTDEDILGLYQRALKDTDRGLGHLKIRADEDALKHLAKTSDGDARKALNSLEIAVLTTEPGSDGFIHVTLAVAEQSIQKKAIVYDGDGDAHYDTISAFIKSMRGSDPDATLYWLAKMIHAGEDPRFIARRIVIHAAEDVGLADPMALVLAVSAHHAAEFIGWPEARIPIAEAALYIATANKSNTVVTSIDAALEDVRNGRTLPVPEHLRDGHYKGAKQLGHGVGYKYAHDHPENFVAQDYLGETRHYYKPTEQGVEKKIKERVERWRAELDATRRKSS; from the coding sequence ATGCGCCCTCGGACCTTGGATGAATACATCGGTCAACGGCACATCCTTGCCCCCGGAATGCTCCTCCGCCGGGCCATCAAAGCGGACCGGATTCAGTCCCTGATTTTTTACGGCCCACCGGGCACCGGAAAGACCTCTTTGGCCCAACTTATAGCTCTCCATACCAAGAACCGTTTCGAACGCTTGAGCGGTGTGGAATCCAACGTCGCGGACATGCGCCGGGTCCTTTCCGGAGCTACTAACCGTCTCCATAATACCGGTCAATCGACCATCCTGTTCATCGACGAGATCCATCGCTTCAACAAGTCCCAGCAAGACGTCCTTTTGCCTGATGTCGAGAGCGGGGTGATCCGCCTCATTGGAGCCACCACTCACAACCCCTTTTTTTTTGTCAATTCACCCCTCGTTTCCAGATCCCAAATCTTCGAATTACGCTCCCTGACGGACGAGGATATCTTAGGACTTTACCAGCGTGCTTTAAAGGATACTGATCGTGGCCTTGGCCATCTCAAGATCCGCGCCGACGAAGACGCCCTAAAACACCTTGCCAAGACCTCCGATGGTGATGCCCGCAAGGCCCTGAACTCCCTCGAGATCGCTGTCCTGACCACCGAACCGGGCAGCGATGGCTTCATCCATGTCACCCTCGCCGTCGCGGAGCAAAGCATCCAGAAGAAGGCCATCGTCTATGATGGCGATGGTGACGCCCATTACGACACCATCTCAGCCTTCATCAAATCCATGCGTGGGAGCGATCCCGATGCCACTCTTTACTGGCTGGCCAAGATGATCCATGCCGGGGAAGACCCTCGCTTCATCGCCCGTCGCATCGTCATCCACGCTGCCGAAGACGTCGGTTTGGCTGATCCCATGGCTCTTGTTCTGGCCGTTTCCGCCCACCACGCCGCCGAGTTCATCGGTTGGCCCGAGGCTAGGATACCTATTGCCGAAGCTGCTCTCTATATAGCTACCGCGAATAAGAGTAATACTGTCGTGACTTCCATTGATGCGGCTTTGGAAGATGTTCGCAATGGCCGCACTTTGCCCGTTCCAGAACACCTACGGGATGGCCATTACAAGGGCGCCAAACAACTCGGCCACGGCGTCGGCTACAAATACGCCCACGATCACCCGGAGAATTTTGTGGCCCAAGACTACCTTGGTGAAACCCGCCACTACTATAAGCCCACGGAGCAAGGCGTGGAAAAGAAGATCAAAGAACGCGTCGAACGCTGGCGTGCTGAACTGGACGCCACGCGGAGGAAATCCTCATGA